The following is a genomic window from Nicotiana tabacum cultivar K326 chromosome 3, ASM71507v2, whole genome shotgun sequence.
GTTGGATTAGTGTTTTGCCTCTTATATTTAAATGTCATGATCACACCATGTAAACGAATCCGGGATTAAGACTTGATCTATTAATTTATCATAATTGCGCTATACATGCAAATTCGCAATCGACAAATAATTGTTTGTGCCTTAAACTTTTGAGAAATTATCATATTTTACGGTTGATGTGAATTTAACTCTggaattttattaattaatattagAACTACGCTATGCAATCAAATCCGTAATTACGATAAATGATTCATTAAAATTAAGGACTAATTAAAGCTATTGGAAAGGTATGAGATTATTGATGAAGTTATTTATTTAATGTCATAAATCACGCTACTCAAGCGAGTTTGTAATTGCAATAATATTATAAATCGGGCTTAATGAAAAGTTCACTGGTGTTTCGTTTCTTTACTTCAATTTTTGTTGAGTCGATGCAAAATTGCCAAATTTATTATTGTAGATTTGTGACGGAGAAGAAAAGAAACGGCTGCCATGATTTATTTGTAAAAATTTCACGGGACGCCCTATTTGGCGGCCCCATTTTAAATTGTATccacttcttaaaataaattaactAGTACCTAAAGTTCAGACAACTTTCGGCCTCATCCTCCTTCTTTTTCTTAGTCGTTGTGAAAACAAAAGTGAAGGTGGATTTACATGGTGTTTAGGAGCACGTTTTAAGGTGGTTTATGGTATTTTACAATAGTGAGTTACTGTGACACTCCTTTCTTTGCTACTTCTTAAGGTGTCatctcctttcttcttttttagttGGAATATGAATTTGTTacatttgttgttgttttgacaaattgatgattgtggtttgttctttatgatatttggaggttatgttcCAAAATTGAGCTCATTTAGAATAGTTTAAGTGTTGAATCGTGTTTTGGATTATTAAAATTCGAATAATAAGTTTCTGTTTCTGGGTAATTTACACTTcaggcctatttggccttaagagCATGAAAACATTGGTTACACTTCTGATATATTTAGTTTTAAGTGCATCTTAAGTGTAATGTTTTCATTTCAGACCTATTTGACCTTAAGCGCATGAAAACACTTGTTGCACTTCAGACATCTTTGGGCTCAAGTGCAATCTTCTCACATTAGACTTGGCCTTGAATGCATTGCACTTCAGACTAATATTTTTTTCTTCAGACTCAATAAGTTTGAAGTTGATCCTAAAGTGTGTAGGCTTgcaaaattttgtgaaaaatgggtaTAACTTCAATGGTGGCCCCAACTGGGTATAGATGTATTGTTAAGACTATTGGGCTTAACATAAATAGCCCATTTAACTTAAAGCTAATGATGAATGTAAGGCTCACTATTGGGCTGAAGTTGCTTTATGGACTCAAAACCCAATATGTAAAGGCGGACAACAGAGGGCCTATTTGCAAGTCCAGCCCCCTTCCCTCTCATTTATATTACAGCCTTGGCCCTTTATCACGATTTGCAGCCGTAGCCACTTTATTTTAGCAGCCATAACCCGTAATTACTTTGTTACTTACCATGGACACAATTATTCTTTATAAAACagtcatttttgagtttttaggcATGACCACTTATTAATCAAACTAAATATACAGAAATAACCACAAGGCTACTCTTACAAATATAGCCACTCAGAATAAATCTCAAGGAGCATATTCATGCTAATCAATAACACTTTCTTAATTTCAACATTGTAAAAAGCCATGAAGCCTAAACCTCCTAATCAAACACCAAGCATTCAATACATCAATAGCATGAAATAAATGCGTTGAATCGCTTTTAACACAGACTTTGTATAAATGTACAAATTTGGCCAATCAAGTGATCAGATCTGCAAATTTTACCTCTTCGGCAGTTCAACACAGGCTATAATAACATTTGGTAGGAAGTTCATATGCAGCAATACTCAGACTTTAGCATGGTACAAAATTGAGAACCATTAAGTAATAGATTCAACATCCATTCATTTCACATACAGCATTCATTTATTTTTCTCCTCGATTCCTGGGTTAATCTGTCAAATCATGCtcataatataatttttatttgcCTCCCACTCTGCACTCCATTAAGCAATTAATTAAGAAGCAAAGGGAACTAACTGTGTTGCTCTACTATCACATACCATCTTCTTCAATTAGCAAATTAGATCAGTCATGGCAGCTAAGCCCCAATTGCAAAATGGTGAAGGCTCTTCCCATTGGAAGTCTTCTACTAACATTACTCAACCCAAGTTCTTCAAGATTATATTATCCCAACATGAACGCAGCCGTCTAGTAACCAATTTCTTCCTTCTTTTGCTGCTATTTTGAATCTATCTCCTATGTGTGTGTCGATGTGTTGAACCTAAGATTTTGGTATACATGCATCAGCTCTAATTTTCTTTGTATCATTTAATTCTTCTTATTTCACATGTAATCACATGTCTTGACTTCATGCAAAGCAAATTAAGACTGAGATTTAGATCCTATGAGTTCTTTAGAAGAGAGTCTGAGATTATTCTTTCCATGTCAACTCGTTAATTCAAGTATCACAAATTCACAATATAAAGGAAAAGCAACAAAAAAAGAGTGATATTGAATAAATTCCCTTGCAGACTATTTGGGCGGAAGTTGCTTTTGTAATTTATACTTGAATGATTGCTCAGTCGATGTATGCATTTTTGTCAACATTTCCTCCATATCATTTGCGTGATAGTGTTTGATTGGGCACagaattttaaggaaaaaataGAACATTTTAAAACTTGCAGTCTTAAATGTCTTAAACATCCTATCCTATGACATTTTTGTGCATTCTTTTTAGAAcacactaaaaagaaaatagtgtcacataaattaaaatgaaacaaagtagtaaattttatttttccaatttgAATATGGGCAATGACTCTGAATCTACAATTTAACTTCTCAGGGCTAGTAGTTCAGATCAGTAGAAAACATTTGTGGGTCAGTGCTGGCAATGATACAAAATGAGAAATAAGTTATATAAAAGTTGGGAAAAGAGTATAGTGAAGAAACTAACAAAGGCTGTTAACAAATTTAGGCCTATGATTTTGTATGAGTTACAGGAATTCATGGTCAATTTTAGGTGTAGACTTCTATGAAAGAGTAAAGTAGCTACATTAAGGGGTTAAGGCTTCACTAACAGTATGAATGAGCAATtttatgaaaatatatttttaatcttATTGGAatacattattttatttttcacatcTGTTGCTTAGATCTTCTGATACAGAAGAATGAATTCATATCTTCTCATAATCTATAGTAAAATTGAGATATCGCAATTCACAGGTTAATTACATCCAAAAATATCCACTATCTTTTCTAGTTGGCCTAATTAGATTACTTTGGGTATTTTTGTTTTAGTAGTTAATTCTGAAAGAACAGAGAATACACTATGCACATATTGGAGGATTTTCTCAGGAAAACAACAGGTATATTTTACTGTGATTCGAGATGTATGAAACTGAGTCCAGGTCTCCTTTGTATGCAGAGGATTCCGGAAGACTTTGCGAGCAGATATTGCAAGAACATGCTAAACCCTGTGTATCTCGAGGTTCCCACTGGAGAAGTATGGGAGGTTGAAGTGGTTCATTCTCAAGGCCAAATTTGTCTAGGCATTGGATGGCAAGATTTCAGCGACTTCTATTCAATAAGCTGCGgccactttttgatgtttggaTACAATGCTCGTTCTCATTTTAATGTCACTATATTTGATTTGAGTGCATCAGAAATTGAATATCCATATAGTTCTGCCCATGGGATACACACTCCCATTTCTTATTCCCATGAAACACGCCATGCACCAGAAAGAGACCAGTCCGAGTCGGATGATTCTGTAGAGATCCTGGAGGGTATTCCCAGAAGCCAGAAAGCGAACCCAATAATTCCTGATATGGTTGAGAATTCTGTTGAGAACCTAGACCATTGTCCATTAGGACAGTCCAGCAAAAGACAAAGACAAGAAGGAGATACAGAGGATGATGTTTTTGTTGACATGCATATCAAAAGAATGAAGGTTGAGAAGTTGCAAGAGGATGTAGCTTCTTTCACACGAGAAGGCCAAAGTGAGTATTGTATCTGCTCTTATTGGCTATGAACTGAATATTCTGTATAAGTTTAAGTTCTATACACTGCCGGTGTAAAATATATTTACACAATCATGTAATTAGGTAATTACAAGTAAATCTTTATGATAAGCATCAATTAGTAGCGGGGTTAAATGGTAACTAATCTACTATCATAGGTTAAACTATACTGATGGTGTAAAATATCTTTACACTGGCagatgtatataacttaaatccatttAGTATTAACAAAATAATCTTAAATTTCTATTTGAAGAAAGCAGTGAAGGCTGTTGTACGCACATGCAGCAATCCAAGATTGTTTATGATGAGAACAAGACAGTAATGGACAAAGAAAGGGCTATAGCCTATCAAAGAGCAAAAGGTTTTAAATCTAAGAATCCGTTCGTTATATCTTTTATGCAACCATCATATGTCTTCTCTCCATTCAATCTGGTAAGTTACAAGCTATAAACTGACTGATCTTTCTTGTTCCATCCTGCACAACGTTAAAATCGATTTACCGAGCTATCTCCTTTGGCAGTCCATGTCATTGAAATTTGCTAGGAAGTATTTCCTTGAGAACTACAGAAATTTAGTGCTTCGTGTTCCAGGCAGGGGATCTTGGTCTGTCAAATGCACTTTTGGAACAACAAATGCTAAGATCTTCTGGAAGGCATTCGTGATGGACAATAAGTTGAAACCTGGTGATGTTTGCGTCTTTGAAGTGATTAAGGGCGCTAAGATCTTGATGGATATCACCATATTTCCAGCAGCTGGAAGCACACCAATGCATAAAATAGCTGGAGAAGTGCCATGGGTTTCAGATAAATCGGTTCCATTTTCTCAATCCAGAATAGTTCAGACCAAGAATTTAAAGCAGCGGAGAGGAGGTGTATGTGGTTTCAATTCAAAAGTTAAAGGTGATAAAGTTATTCTCTTTATAAGATATTCTGAAATATATGTAATGATCAGATACTTACATTTTAGCGTCCATTGTACAAGTTCATTTCTTGATAGTTTTGAAAAGGTTATATTTACTTGAATTTCAGCAGAACATGGTGAAGGCATTGGGATTGAACATTCTTTTGAGATTTTGGGCCATTGTCCGCTAGGACAGTACAGGAAAATAACAAGACTAGAAAGGGATGCAGAGGATGATGTTCCATTTGATACTCACACCAAAAATATCAAGGTGGAAACGTCACAGGAGGATGTAGCTTTGCCTTCTTTCAGAAAGACCAAAAGTAAGATAGTGTTTACTCTGACTTACTGGCTATACTCTGACTTACTGGCTATGAACAGAATTGATCATCTGCTTACATGACAAATAGTAATACATAGATTTTGAATTTCTGTTCGAAGAAAGCGGAGAAAGTTGCAGGATGCACACGCAACAAACCACGATTGTTTGTGGTAAGAACAAAACAGTAATGGACAAAGAGAGGGCTATGGCATATCAAAGAGCAAAAGCTTTTAAATCTAAGAATCCATTCATTATATCTTTTATGCAACCATCATATGTTTCAAAACCATATAATCTGGTAAGCTATAAGCTATATACTTTATAGAGTTTCCAATACTCTGATATTTATTCAATCCATATGGATGCATGCTGTTATACTCAATTTACCATATCCATCTGTTTTGGCAGAACATATCAGCCACATTTATAAGGAAGTACTTCCGAGATGAATATAGCAATTTTGTACTTCGTGTTCCAGGCAGGGGATCTTGGTCTGTCGAATGCTTCATGGGAACATCAAAAGCACAAATTCGTTCTGGTTGGAAGGCATTCGTGCTGGACAATAAGTTAAAACATGGTGATGTTTGTGTCTTTGAAGTGATTAAGGTCACTAAGCTCTTGATGGATGTCACCATATTTCCAGCAACTGGAAGCACACCAATGCTTAAGATAGCTGGAGAAGTGACGGGAGTTTCtgatagtaaaagaaagattatcAAAACTGATATTTATGTTCCATGCTCTCCTCCAAAAGTAGTTCACACCAATAGATTAAAGCAGAGGAGAGGAGGTTcatatttcacatttttagcgttcATTGTTCTAGttagttttcttgatcttttcaacAAGGTTATATTGGCTTGAATTTCTTCAGAAGAACATGATGAAGGCACTGGGATTGAGAGTTCTGTTGAGATTCTAGGCCATTGTCCGTTAGGACATGACAGCAAAATAAAAAGACTAGAAGTGGAGACAGAGGATGATGTTTCAATTGACATTCACGCCAAAAATATCAAGGTGGCGAACACACAAGAGGATGTAGCTTCACCTTCTTTTACAAGAAAAACCAAAAGTAAGAAAGTGTTTACTCTGGCCTACTAACAGAATTGATCATCTGCTTACATGACAATTTAGTATAATACATAGATTTTGAATTTCTCTATGAAGAAAGTGGAGAAAGTTGCCGGATGGACAAGCAACAGTCCAAGATGGTTTACGATAAGAACACGACAGTATTGGACAAAGAGAGGACAGTAGCATATCAAAGAGCAAAAGATTTTAAATCTGAGAATCCAtatgttatgtattttatgcAACCATCGTATGTCTCAACGCCATACAGACTGGTAAGCTAAGCCAAACTTTATGAACTTACTAG
Proteins encoded in this region:
- the LOC107778682 gene encoding uncharacterized protein LOC107778682 isoform X3 — encoded protein: MAAKPQLQNGEGSSHWKSSTNITQPKFFKIILSQHERSRLRIPEDFASRYCKNMLNPVYLEVPTGEVWEVEVVHSQGQICLGIGWQDFSDFYSISCGHFLMFGYNARSHFNVTIFDLSASEIEYPYSSAHGIHTPISYSHETRHAPERDQSESDDSVEILEGIPRSQKANPIIPDMVENSVENLDHCPLGQSSKRQRQEGDTEDDVFVDMHIKRMKVEKLQEDVASFTREGQKSSEGCCTHMQQSKIVYDENKTVMDKERAIAYQRAKGFKSKNPFVISFMQPSYVFSPFNLSMSLKFARKYFLENYRNLVLRVPGRGSWSVKCTFGTTNAKIFWKAFVMDNKLKPGDVCVFEVIKGAKILMDITIFPAAGSTPMHKIAGEVPWVSDKSVPFSQSRIVQTKNLKQRRGGVCGFNSKVKAEHGEGIGIEHSFEILGHCPLGQYRKITRLERDAEDDVPFDTHTKNIKVETSQEDVALPSFRKTKKSGESCRMHTQQTTIVCGKNKTVMDKERAMAYQRAKAFKSKNPFIISFMQPSYVSKPYNLNISATFIRKYFRDEYSNFVLRVPGRGSWSVECFMGTSKAQIRSGWKAFVLDNKLKHGDVCVFEVIKVTKLLMDVTIFPATGSTPMLKIAGEVTGVSDSKRKIIKTDIYVPCSPPKVVHTNRLKQRRGEEHDEGTGIESSVEILGHCPLGHDSKIKRLEVETEDDVSIDIHAKNIKVANTQEDVASPSFTRKTKKSGESCRMDKQQSKMVYDKNTTVLDKERTVAYQRAKDFKSENPYVMYFMQPSYVSTPYRLDITFLLARKYLWEKCGFLVLHVPGRGSWSVKYVLGKSKTKICFYWKAFVLDNKLKFGDVCVFELIKGTKPILDVTIFRTAESKPVHKIDGKLSGVSDCKNKTIKTENSVPCSQSKIVRSRKLNLEKRQNGNSDGFTSKTKEELSEDAGKHVQQSKSSCKGSAVAKEMVLAYQRAKAFTSENPFFICFMQPSYVSSASGPMQLSITLPIARKFFATKHSDVILQNSSKRSWAVKCSLGTVNAKLTSGWKEFVLDNDLKEGHICVFERVSRSKLLFNVIIFTSAEGM
- the LOC107778682 gene encoding uncharacterized protein LOC107778682 isoform X2, translating into MAAKPQLQNGEGSSHWKSSTNITQPKFFKIILSQHERSRLRIPEDFASRYCKNMLNPVYLEVPTGEVWEVEVVHSQGQICLGIGWQDFSDFYSISCGHFLMFGYNARSHFNVTIFDLSASEIEYPYSSAHGIHTPISYSHETRHAPERDQSESDDSVEILEGIPRSQKANPIIPDMVENSVENLDHCPLGQSSKRQRQEGDTEDDVFVDMHIKRMKVEKLQEDVASFTREGQKSSEGCCTHMQQSKIVYDENKTVMDKERAIAYQRAKGFKSKNPFVISFMQPSYVFSPFNLSMSLKFARKYFLENYRNLVLRVPGRGSWSVKCTFGTTNAKIFWKAFVMDNKLKPGDVCVFEVIKGAKILMDITIFPAAGSTPMHKIAGEVPWVSDKSVPFSQSRIVQTKNLKQRRGGVCGFNSKVKEHGEGIGIEHSFEILGHCPLGQYRKITRLERDAEDDVPFDTHTKNIKVETSQEDVALPSFRKTKKSGESCRMHTQQTTIVCGKNKTVMDKERAMAYQRAKAFKSKNPFIISFMQPSYVSKPYNLNISATFIRKYFRDEYSNFVLRVPGRGSWSVECFMGTSKAQIRSGWKAFVLDNKLKHGDVCVFEVIKVTKLLMDVTIFPATGSTPMLKIAGEVTGVSDSKRKIIKTDIYVPCSPPKVVHTNRLKQRRGEEHDEGTGIESSVEILGHCPLGHDSKIKRLEVETEDDVSIDIHAKNIKVANTQEDVASPSFTRKTKNFEFLYEESGESCRMDKQQSKMVYDKNTTVLDKERTVAYQRAKDFKSENPYVMYFMQPSYVSTPYRLDITFLLARKYLWEKCGFLVLHVPGRGSWSVKYVLGKSKTKICFYWKAFVLDNKLKFGDVCVFELIKGTKPILDVTIFRTAESKPVHKIDGKLSGVSDCKNKTIKTENSVPCSQSKIVRSRKLNLEKRQNGNSDGFTSKTKEELSEDAGKHVQQSKSSCKGSAVAKEMVLAYQRAKAFTSENPFFICFMQPSYVSSASGPMQLSITLPIARKFFATKHSDVILQNSSKRSWAVKCSLGTVNAKLTSGWKEFVLDNDLKEGHICVFERVSRSKLLFNVIIFTSAEGM
- the LOC107778682 gene encoding uncharacterized protein LOC107778682 isoform X5, with protein sequence MLNPVYLEVPTGEVWEVEVVHSQGQICLGIGWQDFSDFYSISCGHFLMFGYNARSHFNVTIFDLSASEIEYPYSSAHGIHTPISYSHETRHAPERDQSESDDSVEILEGIPRSQKANPIIPDMVENSVENLDHCPLGQSSKRQRQEGDTEDDVFVDMHIKRMKVEKLQEDVASFTREGQKSSEGCCTHMQQSKIVYDENKTVMDKERAIAYQRAKGFKSKNPFVISFMQPSYVFSPFNLSMSLKFARKYFLENYRNLVLRVPGRGSWSVKCTFGTTNAKIFWKAFVMDNKLKPGDVCVFEVIKGAKILMDITIFPAAGSTPMHKIAGEVPWVSDKSVPFSQSRIVQTKNLKQRRGGVCGFNSKVKEHGEGIGIEHSFEILGHCPLGQYRKITRLERDAEDDVPFDTHTKNIKVETSQEDVALPSFRKTKKSGESCRMHTQQTTIVCGKNKTVMDKERAMAYQRAKAFKSKNPFIISFMQPSYVSKPYNLNISATFIRKYFRDEYSNFVLRVPGRGSWSVECFMGTSKAQIRSGWKAFVLDNKLKHGDVCVFEVIKVTKLLMDVTIFPATGSTPMLKIAGEVTGVSDSKRKIIKTDIYVPCSPPKVVHTNRLKQRRGEEHDEGTGIESSVEILGHCPLGHDSKIKRLEVETEDDVSIDIHAKNIKVANTQEDVASPSFTRKTKKSGESCRMDKQQSKMVYDKNTTVLDKERTVAYQRAKDFKSENPYVMYFMQPSYVSTPYRLDITFLLARKYLWEKCGFLVLHVPGRGSWSVKYVLGKSKTKICFYWKAFVLDNKLKFGDVCVFELIKGTKPILDVTIFRTAESKPVHKIDGKLSGVSDCKNKTIKTENSVPCSQSKIVRSRKLNLEKRQNGNSDGFTSKTKEELSEDAGKHVQQSKSSCKGSAVAKEMVLAYQRAKAFTSENPFFICFMQPSYVSSASGPMQLSITLPIARKFFATKHSDVILQNSSKRSWAVKCSLGTVNAKLTSGWKEFVLDNDLKEGHICVFERVSRSKLLFNVIIFTSAEGM
- the LOC107778682 gene encoding uncharacterized protein LOC107778682 isoform X1; the protein is MAAKPQLQNGEGSSHWKSSTNITQPKFFKIILSQHERSRLRIPEDFASRYCKNMLNPVYLEVPTGEVWEVEVVHSQGQICLGIGWQDFSDFYSISCGHFLMFGYNARSHFNVTIFDLSASEIEYPYSSAHGIHTPISYSHETRHAPERDQSESDDSVEILEGIPRSQKANPIIPDMVENSVENLDHCPLGQSSKRQRQEGDTEDDVFVDMHIKRMKVEKLQEDVASFTREGQKSSEGCCTHMQQSKIVYDENKTVMDKERAIAYQRAKGFKSKNPFVISFMQPSYVFSPFNLSMSLKFARKYFLENYRNLVLRVPGRGSWSVKCTFGTTNAKIFWKAFVMDNKLKPGDVCVFEVIKGAKILMDITIFPAAGSTPMHKIAGEVPWVSDKSVPFSQSRIVQTKNLKQRRGGVCGFNSKVKAEHGEGIGIEHSFEILGHCPLGQYRKITRLERDAEDDVPFDTHTKNIKVETSQEDVALPSFRKTKKSGESCRMHTQQTTIVCGKNKTVMDKERAMAYQRAKAFKSKNPFIISFMQPSYVSKPYNLNISATFIRKYFRDEYSNFVLRVPGRGSWSVECFMGTSKAQIRSGWKAFVLDNKLKHGDVCVFEVIKVTKLLMDVTIFPATGSTPMLKIAGEVTGVSDSKRKIIKTDIYVPCSPPKVVHTNRLKQRRGEEHDEGTGIESSVEILGHCPLGHDSKIKRLEVETEDDVSIDIHAKNIKVANTQEDVASPSFTRKTKNFEFLYEESGESCRMDKQQSKMVYDKNTTVLDKERTVAYQRAKDFKSENPYVMYFMQPSYVSTPYRLDITFLLARKYLWEKCGFLVLHVPGRGSWSVKYVLGKSKTKICFYWKAFVLDNKLKFGDVCVFELIKGTKPILDVTIFRTAESKPVHKIDGKLSGVSDCKNKTIKTENSVPCSQSKIVRSRKLNLEKRQNGNSDGFTSKTKEELSEDAGKHVQQSKSSCKGSAVAKEMVLAYQRAKAFTSENPFFICFMQPSYVSSASGPMQLSITLPIARKFFATKHSDVILQNSSKRSWAVKCSLGTVNAKLTSGWKEFVLDNDLKEGHICVFERVSRSKLLFNVIIFTSAEGM
- the LOC107778682 gene encoding uncharacterized protein LOC107778682 isoform X4 produces the protein MLNPVYLEVPTGEVWEVEVVHSQGQICLGIGWQDFSDFYSISCGHFLMFGYNARSHFNVTIFDLSASEIEYPYSSAHGIHTPISYSHETRHAPERDQSESDDSVEILEGIPRSQKANPIIPDMVENSVENLDHCPLGQSSKRQRQEGDTEDDVFVDMHIKRMKVEKLQEDVASFTREGQKSSEGCCTHMQQSKIVYDENKTVMDKERAIAYQRAKGFKSKNPFVISFMQPSYVFSPFNLSMSLKFARKYFLENYRNLVLRVPGRGSWSVKCTFGTTNAKIFWKAFVMDNKLKPGDVCVFEVIKGAKILMDITIFPAAGSTPMHKIAGEVPWVSDKSVPFSQSRIVQTKNLKQRRGGVCGFNSKVKAEHGEGIGIEHSFEILGHCPLGQYRKITRLERDAEDDVPFDTHTKNIKVETSQEDVALPSFRKTKKSGESCRMHTQQTTIVCGKNKTVMDKERAMAYQRAKAFKSKNPFIISFMQPSYVSKPYNLNISATFIRKYFRDEYSNFVLRVPGRGSWSVECFMGTSKAQIRSGWKAFVLDNKLKHGDVCVFEVIKVTKLLMDVTIFPATGSTPMLKIAGEVTGVSDSKRKIIKTDIYVPCSPPKVVHTNRLKQRRGEEHDEGTGIESSVEILGHCPLGHDSKIKRLEVETEDDVSIDIHAKNIKVANTQEDVASPSFTRKTKNFEFLYEESGESCRMDKQQSKMVYDKNTTVLDKERTVAYQRAKDFKSENPYVMYFMQPSYVSTPYRLDITFLLARKYLWEKCGFLVLHVPGRGSWSVKYVLGKSKTKICFYWKAFVLDNKLKFGDVCVFELIKGTKPILDVTIFRTAESKPVHKIDGKLSGVSDCKNKTIKTENSVPCSQSKIVRSRKLNLEKRQNGNSDGFTSKTKEELSEDAGKHVQQSKSSCKGSAVAKEMVLAYQRAKAFTSENPFFICFMQPSYVSSASGPMQLSITLPIARKFFATKHSDVILQNSSKRSWAVKCSLGTVNAKLTSGWKEFVLDNDLKEGHICVFERVSRSKLLFNVIIFTSAEGM
- the LOC107778682 gene encoding B3 domain-containing protein Os03g0619600-like isoform X6 — its product is MQQSKIVYDENKTVMDKERAIAYQRAKGFKSKNPFVISFMQPSYVFSPFNLSMSLKFARKYFLENYRNLVLRVPGRGSWSVKCTFGTTNAKIFWKAFVMDNKLKPGDVCVFEVIKGAKILMDITIFPAAGSTPMHKIAGEVPWVSDKSVPFSQSRIVQTKNLKQRRGGVCGFNSKVKAEHGEGIGIEHSFEILGHCPLGQYRKITRLERDAEDDVPFDTHTKNIKVETSQEDVALPSFRKTKKSGESCRMHTQQTTIVCGKNKTVMDKERAMAYQRAKAFKSKNPFIISFMQPSYVSKPYNLNISATFIRKYFRDEYSNFVLRVPGRGSWSVECFMGTSKAQIRSGWKAFVLDNKLKHGDVCVFEVIKVTKLLMDVTIFPATGSTPMLKIAGEVTGVSDSKRKIIKTDIYVPCSPPKVVHTNRLKQRRGEEHDEGTGIESSVEILGHCPLGHDSKIKRLEVETEDDVSIDIHAKNIKVANTQEDVASPSFTRKTKNFEFLYEESGESCRMDKQQSKMVYDKNTTVLDKERTVAYQRAKDFKSENPYVMYFMQPSYVSTPYRLDITFLLARKYLWEKCGFLVLHVPGRGSWSVKYVLGKSKTKICFYWKAFVLDNKLKFGDVCVFELIKGTKPILDVTIFRTAESKPVHKIDGKLSGVSDCKNKTIKTENSVPCSQSKIVRSRKLNLEKRQNGNSDGFTSKTKEELSEDAGKHVQQSKSSCKGSAVAKEMVLAYQRAKAFTSENPFFICFMQPSYVSSASGPMQLSITLPIARKFFATKHSDVILQNSSKRSWAVKCSLGTVNAKLTSGWKEFVLDNDLKEGHICVFERVSRSKLLFNVIIFTSAEGM